One region of Spiroplasma endosymbiont of Asaphidion curtum genomic DNA includes:
- a CDS encoding DegV family protein: MSNANKKIAIIVDSSSNLDLTTLKEKNINIIPLLISFEDGTEIEDTISDIKKSNFYARVKSGEYTKTSQSSPGKLINLWRKLLTEGNDEIIFIPIAKGLSGQYQNAYILSQEIEFKNRVHIIDTNGAATFNSTLAIKASEIIANGGNISDINKMVTQLKKNSLIYIIPQDISRLSKGGRAKSVVASLISLIRVKVIIKFGEISEKSGIARTLNNAIESVITKIKEFIKNENYILEILTSQCDKKVTTIINKIITTHPELKIKKAFLPNCFVSHAGVNSVGIIVVKQ, encoded by the coding sequence ATGTCTAACGCAAATAAGAAAATTGCTATTATTGTTGACTCATCTAGCAATCTTGACCTTACAACCCTAAAAGAAAAAAATATTAATATCATTCCCTTATTAATAAGTTTTGAAGATGGAACTGAAATTGAGGATACCATTAGTGACATTAAAAAATCTAATTTTTATGCTCGTGTTAAAAGTGGTGAATATACTAAAACTAGTCAATCATCACCAGGGAAACTAATAAACTTATGACGAAAATTATTAACTGAAGGAAATGATGAAATTATCTTTATTCCGATTGCTAAAGGATTATCTGGTCAATACCAAAATGCCTATATATTATCACAAGAAATTGAATTTAAAAACCGTGTTCATATTATTGATACTAATGGAGCGGCTACATTTAATAGTACATTAGCAATCAAAGCTAGTGAAATTATAGCTAATGGTGGTAACATTAGTGATATTAATAAAATGGTAACCCAACTCAAAAAAAATAGTTTAATTTACATTATCCCTCAAGACATCTCACGACTTTCTAAAGGTGGTCGTGCCAAATCTGTTGTTGCTTCCCTAATAAGTTTAATCCGTGTTAAAGTCATTATTAAATTTGGAGAAATATCAGAAAAAAGTGGAATTGCCAGAACTTTAAATAACGCTATTGAAAGCGTAATCACGAAAATTAAAGAATTTATTAAAAATGAAAATTACATCTTAGAAATTCTCACATCACAATGTGATAAAAAAGTCACCACAATTATTAACAAAATTATAACCACCCACCCCGAACTTAAAATCAAAAAAGCATTCCTCCCTAACTGCTTTGTCAGTCACGCCGGTGTTAATTCCGTAGGAATTATTGTTGTTAAACAATAA